One region of Sulfuricurvum sp. IAE1 genomic DNA includes:
- the rny gene encoding ribonuclease Y — translation MLNELLAGGGIAVASGVVGFLISKKISAAHFDLYLEQAKAKAKAIENEAQIVLERASIRSREIEKEAQKRYDETYEQVKKEFAEREQKILDQEKTFERFRKSEEEKLSSQRSAIENRRLNLERNERSLEKLKEDYRRKIDQMQVIVEQRAGLSAQEAKAILIEQVRDKERLALAREMRLLEEQSKEQIKRKADYILAQATSRFAGEFAAERLISVIHLDDDELKGRIIGKEGRNIKTLEMVTGVDIIIDETPNAIIVSSFNLYRRAVAVRTVELLIQDGRIQPARIEEVYQKVCEEFEEAMLREGEDIVFELGLSGIHHELVKLVGRLKYRSSYGQNALAHTLEVAHLAGIMASEMGGDVKLARRAGLLHDIGKALTQESGGNHVDIGVELCRKYNEDPVVINAIYAHHGFEEIKSIECAAVCAADTLSAARPGARREVLESFLRRVSEIEEIATRKEGVKQAYAINAGREVRVIVNAQSVNDDESALIAREIAEEIAQKVQFPGEIKVNVIRESRVVEYAR, via the coding sequence ATGTTGAACGAACTACTCGCCGGAGGCGGCATTGCCGTCGCCAGCGGTGTAGTCGGCTTTTTAATTTCGAAAAAGATTTCCGCCGCCCATTTTGATTTGTATCTCGAACAGGCCAAGGCAAAGGCCAAAGCGATCGAAAACGAAGCGCAGATCGTCCTCGAACGCGCTTCGATCCGTTCGCGCGAGATCGAAAAAGAGGCTCAGAAGCGGTACGACGAAACGTACGAACAGGTTAAAAAAGAGTTCGCAGAGCGCGAACAAAAGATTCTCGATCAGGAGAAAACGTTCGAACGTTTCCGCAAAAGCGAAGAAGAGAAGCTTTCATCGCAGCGCTCGGCAATCGAAAACCGCCGTTTGAATCTCGAACGCAACGAGCGGTCTTTGGAGAAATTAAAAGAAGACTATCGCCGCAAAATTGACCAGATGCAGGTGATCGTGGAACAACGCGCGGGACTCTCCGCGCAGGAGGCCAAGGCGATCCTTATCGAACAGGTGCGGGACAAAGAACGTCTCGCCCTTGCGCGTGAAATGCGGCTGCTCGAAGAGCAGTCCAAAGAACAGATCAAACGCAAAGCCGATTACATTCTCGCGCAGGCGACGTCCCGTTTTGCGGGCGAATTTGCGGCCGAGCGGCTCATCAGCGTGATCCATCTCGATGACGATGAGCTCAAAGGGCGCATTATCGGCAAAGAGGGACGCAATATCAAGACCCTCGAAATGGTGACCGGGGTCGATATCATTATCGACGAGACCCCCAACGCGATCATTGTCAGCTCGTTCAACCTCTATCGCCGCGCGGTCGCGGTACGGACGGTCGAGTTGCTGATTCAGGACGGACGTATACAGCCTGCCCGGATCGAAGAGGTGTACCAAAAGGTGTGCGAAGAGTTTGAAGAAGCGATGCTGCGCGAAGGGGAAGACATCGTCTTCGAACTGGGGCTAAGCGGGATTCACCACGAGCTGGTCAAACTCGTTGGACGGCTTAAATACCGTTCAAGCTACGGCCAGAACGCATTGGCACATACCCTGGAAGTCGCCCATCTGGCGGGTATCATGGCCTCAGAGATGGGAGGCGACGTCAAACTCGCCCGACGTGCCGGACTGCTGCACGACATCGGCAAGGCACTGACCCAGGAGAGCGGGGGAAATCACGTCGACATCGGCGTCGAACTCTGCCGAAAATACAATGAAGATCCCGTCGTGATCAACGCGATTTACGCGCATCACGGCTTCGAAGAGATCAAAAGCATCGAGTGCGCCGCCGTGTGTGCGGCCGATACCCTTTCCGCAGCCCGTCCGGGCGCGCGGCGCGAAGTGCTGGAGAGTTTTCTGCGGCGCGTGAGCGAAATCGAAGAGATCGCGACCCGCAAAGAGGGGGTCAAGCAGGCCTATGCTATCAATGCGGGGCGCGAAGTGCGCGTCATCGTCAACGCCCAAAGCGTCAATGACGACGAAAGTGCGCTGATCGCCCGCGAGATCGCCGAAGAGATCGCCCAGAAGGTGCAGTTTCCCGGCGAAATCAAAGTCAATGTCATCCGCGAAAGCCGCGTCGTGGAATACGCGCGTTAA
- a CDS encoding 5-formyltetrahydrofolate cyclo-ligase, protein MTKSEFRSVCSKRLKSASPATKTMRDARVRRTLDRVLSELAPRSVLAYWPMEFEADIRKTVAAARRRGKVYLPFMDGVSFKMVPLRLPLERKAFGIYEPRDSYRKTDLIDVAIVPAIGVDASLGRIGFGKGMYDRFFPTLKARPFTIFIQSCECLTNRFLCDDYDVRSDLLITPRGAYSMRKTHVERTTRRRRHCRRQRCSRLFNFEKDFRRPF, encoded by the coding sequence GTGACCAAAAGCGAGTTCCGAAGCGTTTGCAGCAAACGACTTAAAAGTGCCAGTCCCGCGACCAAAACGATGCGCGACGCGAGGGTACGGAGGACGCTTGATCGGGTGCTCTCTGAGCTTGCCCCCCGAAGCGTCCTGGCCTACTGGCCCATGGAGTTTGAAGCCGACATCCGTAAGACGGTTGCCGCCGCACGCCGCAGAGGAAAAGTATATCTCCCGTTTATGGATGGCGTCAGTTTCAAGATGGTACCATTGAGATTACCGTTGGAACGTAAAGCTTTCGGGATTTACGAGCCTCGGGACAGTTATCGAAAAACAGATTTAATAGATGTAGCTATCGTCCCCGCTATAGGGGTAGACGCCTCGCTGGGCCGGATCGGTTTTGGCAAAGGGATGTATGATCGATTTTTCCCGACCCTTAAAGCCAGACCGTTTACGATTTTTATCCAGTCCTGCGAATGTTTGACAAACAGATTTTTATGTGACGATTATGATGTGCGGTCTGATTTGTTGATTACCCCGCGCGGGGCCTATAGTATGAGGAAAACCCATGTTGAACGAACTACTCGCCGGAGGCGGCATTGCCGTCGCCAGCGGTGTAGTCGGCTTTTTAATTTCGAAAAAGATTTCCGCCGCCCATTTTGA
- a CDS encoding TlpA disulfide reductase family protein: MRFSLFFTSLISITLLFQGCGDDSAEDAMVSTATFNLMDTQGKAYTVEKRGTNFTLSTGKDKVVLFDIFATWCPPCQAEVKHLGNLQKKYGEDLIIMGITIEDDKSNAELEAFREKYKGGDYLISNKADNKELARAIASTIGVGQQFPIPLMVLYKNGEYVTHYAGATHEEIIDHDIAEALER; encoded by the coding sequence ATGCGTTTTTCACTCTTTTTTACCTCTTTGATCTCTATAACCCTCCTGTTTCAGGGATGCGGCGACGATTCGGCCGAAGACGCGATGGTCTCGACCGCCACGTTCAACCTGATGGACACGCAGGGAAAAGCCTATACCGTCGAAAAACGGGGAACCAATTTCACCCTCAGCACCGGAAAAGACAAAGTCGTCCTTTTCGATATTTTTGCCACCTGGTGCCCCCCCTGCCAGGCCGAAGTGAAACATCTGGGCAATCTCCAGAAAAAATACGGTGAGGATCTGATCATCATGGGGATCACGATCGAAGACGACAAAAGCAACGCCGAACTCGAAGCGTTCCGCGAAAAGTACAAAGGGGGAGACTACCTCATCAGCAACAAAGCCGATAACAAAGAACTTGCCCGCGCCATCGCATCGACCATCGGGGTCGGCCAGCAGTTTCCGATACCGCTCATGGTGCTCTACAAAAACGGCGAATACGTGACCCACTACGCCGGCGCGACCCATGAAGAGATCATCGACCATGACATCGCCGAAGCACTGGAGCGTTAA
- the ftsY gene encoding signal recognition particle-docking protein FtsY has translation MFGFIKKGLQKTVDAIAAVLPEKKAAVSKDELESILLEADVEYDLVEIILRELYQENVTREQLESKLLATLAFAQNTLPDNPDKPTVTLIIGVNGAGKTTTIAKLAQRHLNNGERVILGAGDTFRAAAIEQLTRWADKLEIPIVSSRQGHDPSAVAYDTIESAKARGFEQVIIDTAGRLHTQTNLGNELKKIVRICDKAHPGSPHRKILILDGTQGSSAIAQAKAFNEMVGVDGIIITKLDGTAKGGSVFSIAYALKLPILYIGVGESAEHLIPFDKYEFVDGILDAIFGEKAA, from the coding sequence ATGTTCGGATTTATCAAAAAAGGACTTCAGAAAACGGTCGACGCGATCGCGGCGGTACTCCCCGAAAAAAAAGCGGCCGTTTCCAAAGATGAGCTCGAAAGCATCCTCCTCGAAGCCGATGTCGAATACGATCTCGTCGAAATCATTCTCCGCGAACTTTACCAGGAAAACGTGACGCGCGAGCAACTCGAGTCGAAACTCCTCGCGACCCTAGCATTCGCCCAGAACACCCTCCCCGACAACCCCGACAAACCGACCGTCACCCTCATTATCGGCGTCAACGGGGCCGGGAAAACGACGACGATCGCCAAACTGGCCCAACGCCACCTCAACAACGGCGAACGGGTCATCCTGGGTGCGGGAGACACCTTCCGCGCCGCCGCGATCGAACAGCTCACCCGCTGGGCCGACAAACTCGAAATCCCCATCGTCTCTTCGCGCCAGGGGCATGATCCCAGCGCCGTGGCGTACGATACGATCGAATCGGCCAAAGCGCGGGGGTTTGAGCAGGTCATCATCGATACCGCCGGACGCCTCCACACCCAGACGAATCTGGGGAACGAACTCAAAAAAATCGTCCGCATCTGCGACAAGGCCCATCCCGGATCGCCCCACCGCAAAATCCTCATTCTCGACGGGACACAGGGGAGTTCCGCGATCGCCCAGGCCAAAGCGTTCAACGAGATGGTGGGTGTTGATGGGATCATCATCACCAAGCTCGACGGAACGGCGAAGGGGGGATCAGTTTTCAGTATCGCATACGCCCTCAAACTCCCGATCCTCTACATCGGCGTCGGGGAGAGTGCGGAACATCTCATCCCGTTTGACAAATACGAATTCGTCGACGGTATCCTCGACGCGATTTTCGGCGAGAAAGCCGCCTGA
- the radA gene encoding DNA repair protein RadA, whose product MAKKKTTLFECQHCGFTTPKWMGKCTNCGGWDSFIELNEQQQEIIKLTSSSSPAAGAKAKEITSIVEETTERYSSDDSELDMVLGGGIVPGSLVLIGGSPGVGKSTLLLKIGSNLARQNRNVLYVTGEESEGQVKLRANRLGANVDHLYLLSEIRLEQVLGELHERAYECIIVDSIQTLYSETIPSAPGSVTQVRQITFDLMRIAKERKIAIFIIGHITKEGSIAGPRVLEHMVDVVLYFEGDSGHELRILRGFKNRFGPTSEIGVFEMRGEGLVSAKDLSSRFFNRSKSQSGSALTVIMEGSRPIVLEVQALVSDTHAPNPKRQATGFETNRLNMLLALLERKLELPLNSYDVFVNITGGIKITETSADLAILAAIISSFRNRSISKETVFIGEVSLVGDIREVYQLDQRLKEAASQQITKALIPKKPLEKSSVKCYEIDEVSKLLEWF is encoded by the coding sequence ATGGCCAAAAAGAAAACGACCCTCTTCGAATGCCAGCACTGCGGCTTCACCACCCCCAAATGGATGGGCAAATGCACCAACTGCGGCGGCTGGGACAGTTTTATCGAGCTGAACGAACAGCAGCAGGAGATCATCAAACTCACCTCCTCATCATCTCCCGCAGCCGGAGCCAAGGCCAAAGAGATCACGAGTATCGTCGAAGAGACGACCGAGCGTTACAGCAGCGATGACAGCGAACTCGACATGGTTCTCGGCGGCGGAATCGTCCCGGGGTCACTTGTCCTGATCGGAGGGAGTCCCGGGGTGGGAAAATCGACCCTGCTCCTCAAAATCGGCTCCAACCTCGCACGCCAGAACCGTAACGTCCTCTACGTCACGGGCGAGGAGAGCGAAGGACAGGTCAAACTGCGGGCCAACCGCCTCGGGGCCAACGTCGACCACCTCTACCTCCTCAGCGAAATCCGCCTCGAACAGGTTCTGGGCGAACTGCACGAACGCGCGTACGAATGCATCATCGTCGACTCGATCCAGACCCTTTATTCCGAGACGATCCCCTCCGCACCCGGATCGGTGACGCAGGTACGCCAGATCACGTTTGACCTGATGCGCATTGCCAAAGAGCGCAAAATCGCCATCTTCATCATCGGGCACATCACCAAAGAGGGTTCAATCGCCGGCCCGAGGGTACTGGAGCACATGGTGGACGTGGTCTTGTATTTCGAAGGGGACAGCGGTCACGAACTGCGGATCCTGCGCGGGTTCAAAAACCGTTTCGGCCCCACCAGCGAAATCGGCGTATTCGAAATGCGCGGCGAAGGGCTCGTTTCGGCCAAAGACCTCTCCTCGCGTTTTTTCAACCGCTCCAAATCCCAAAGCGGCTCGGCCCTGACCGTCATTATGGAGGGTTCCCGCCCCATCGTGCTGGAAGTGCAGGCGCTGGTGAGCGACACCCACGCACCCAATCCCAAACGTCAGGCGACGGGGTTCGAAACCAACCGTCTCAACATGCTCCTGGCCCTGCTGGAGCGCAAACTCGAACTGCCGCTCAACAGTTACGACGTCTTCGTCAACATCACGGGCGGCATCAAAATCACCGAAACGTCCGCCGATCTCGCGATTCTCGCCGCCATCATCAGCAGCTTCCGCAACCGCTCCATCTCCAAAGAGACCGTTTTTATCGGCGAAGTCTCGCTCGTCGGGGATATCCGCGAAGTGTACCAACTCGACCAGCGGCTCAAAGAAGCGGCTTCCCAACAGATCACAAAAGCGCTCATCCCCAAAAAACCGCTCGAAAAAAGCAGCGTCAAATGCTACGAAATCGACGAAGTGAGTAAACTGCTGGAGTGGTTTTAA
- a CDS encoding carbonic anhydrase, translated as MSLTINPSDLSVQRLKEFAEGNETFQKTYFRKNEAQLLKLAKEGQNPKTLFIGCSDSRVIPDLIVQSNPGDLFVIRNVGNFVAPYKPDEDFHSTAAGIEYAVNVLGVSEIIICGHSHCGAIESLYKTTCDTSMVHTAKWLTLGEKAKSMALIALGDNAPKDNLLRTTEQLSIITQIENLLTYPYVKKLVDSDKLFIHGWYYDIETGTIDYYDPDSYQFRPLSDLAE; from the coding sequence ATGTCATTGACCATCAACCCCTCGGATCTGAGTGTCCAGCGTCTTAAAGAGTTCGCCGAAGGGAACGAAACCTTCCAGAAAACCTACTTCCGCAAGAATGAAGCGCAACTGCTCAAACTTGCAAAAGAAGGTCAAAACCCCAAGACCCTTTTCATCGGATGTTCGGATTCACGGGTCATTCCCGACCTGATCGTCCAGTCCAATCCCGGCGATTTATTCGTTATCCGAAACGTCGGAAACTTCGTCGCTCCCTACAAACCCGACGAGGATTTTCACTCGACCGCGGCGGGAATCGAATACGCCGTGAACGTCCTGGGAGTCTCCGAGATCATCATCTGCGGACATTCTCACTGCGGGGCGATCGAATCGCTGTACAAAACGACGTGCGATACGTCGATGGTCCATACGGCCAAATGGCTGACTCTGGGAGAAAAAGCCAAATCGATGGCATTGATCGCACTGGGAGACAACGCCCCTAAGGACAATCTCCTGCGGACAACCGAGCAACTCTCGATCATCACCCAGATCGAAAACCTTCTCACCTACCCTTACGTCAAAAAACTGGTGGACTCGGATAAACTGTTCATCCACGGGTGGTACTACGATATCGAAACCGGAACGATCGATTACTACGATCCCGATTCCTACCAGTTCCGACCGCTCAGCGATCTCGCCGAATAA
- a CDS encoding ABC transporter permease — translation MIERLLGYVGRPFVRFFDTIERFGAFILFQVRLFALFPYVLRRPKIFLTQIEVIGMGCMGVITLTAVFTGMVLAIQLYNGFHQFGAENFIGYTVYFSITRELGPVFAALMLISRSISAMAAELGTMRVSEQIDAIDILGVDSKEYLISPRIVATIISLPLLVVWFDFIAIGAGYLISTGVLGINPVVYQDTLMRLGEFDDIMTGVIKAAVFGYIVSAIGSYIGYHTTGGARGVGESTIYAVVYSAVAIFVANYFLSALFLFLDW, via the coding sequence ATGATAGAGAGGCTATTGGGTTACGTCGGCCGTCCGTTCGTCCGTTTTTTCGACACGATTGAGAGATTCGGGGCGTTTATTCTGTTCCAGGTCAGACTTTTTGCACTCTTTCCGTACGTACTGCGCCGCCCCAAAATTTTTCTGACCCAGATCGAAGTTATCGGGATGGGGTGTATGGGGGTTATTACGCTGACCGCCGTTTTTACCGGAATGGTGCTGGCGATACAGCTTTACAACGGGTTCCACCAGTTCGGCGCCGAAAATTTTATCGGCTATACCGTCTATTTTTCGATTACGCGCGAACTGGGGCCCGTGTTCGCGGCCTTGATGCTGATTTCGCGCTCCATCAGCGCGATGGCGGCGGAACTGGGGACGATGCGGGTGAGCGAACAGATCGACGCAATCGACATCCTGGGGGTCGATTCCAAAGAGTACCTGATCTCTCCGCGCATCGTAGCGACGATCATTTCGCTTCCCCTGCTGGTCGTCTGGTTCGATTTCATCGCCATAGGTGCCGGTTATCTGATTTCGACGGGAGTTTTGGGGATCAATCCGGTCGTTTACCAGGATACGCTGATGCGGCTGGGAGAATTCGACGACATCATGACCGGCGTCATCAAAGCCGCCGTTTTCGGCTACATCGTCAGTGCCATCGGCAGCTACATCGGCTACCATACAACAGGCGGAGCCAGAGGGGTCGGAGAGTCGACGATCTATGCGGTCGTCTATTCGGCGGTGGCGATTTTCGTCGCGAACTATTTTCTCTCGGCGCTGTTTTTGTTTCTGGATTGGTAA
- the fliL gene encoding flagellar basal body-associated protein FliL → MAEKEEEQTAEGGEKKKSNLLLIIIIIVLVLVLAIGGAIAFLMMGNDDAAGEAAHGAKKEAAAAPHADEAESEAGPSDSSLTEVGLMYPLDVFTVNLLSESGRRYLKVEINLEIEGEELSPELDTKKPIFRDIIIRILSSKSLEEISTIKGKEKLKEQIVDEINMRLKDGKVKNVYFTDFVVQ, encoded by the coding sequence ATGGCTGAAAAAGAAGAAGAACAGACCGCAGAAGGCGGAGAAAAGAAAAAATCGAACCTGCTGCTGATCATTATCATCATCGTACTGGTGCTCGTACTGGCGATCGGCGGGGCCATTGCATTTTTGATGATGGGTAACGATGATGCGGCGGGCGAAGCGGCTCACGGAGCCAAAAAAGAAGCCGCGGCCGCGCCGCATGCCGACGAAGCCGAAAGCGAAGCGGGCCCTTCGGATTCTTCCCTGACCGAAGTGGGACTGATGTACCCGCTTGACGTTTTCACGGTCAATCTCCTTTCCGAAAGCGGACGCCGTTATCTGAAAGTCGAGATCAACCTTGAAATCGAGGGGGAAGAACTTAGCCCTGAACTCGATACGAAAAAACCGATTTTCCGCGATATCATTATCCGGATTCTCTCTTCCAAATCGCTCGAAGAAATTTCGACGATCAAAGGAAAAGAGAAACTCAAAGAACAGATCGTCGACGAGATCAACATGCGTCTTAAAGACGGTAAAGTCAAAAACGTCTACTTCACCGATTTCGTGGTGCAATGA
- the acpS gene encoding holo-ACP synthase — translation MIGIDLVKTQRMERLLGRFGERGLSRFLSPDEILLVKNHRNAAGFWAAKEACAKALGCGIGAECGFHDIILSKNPKGAPLIDLSERVKTAFAIENLSVSITHDGDYAIAVVALERHRA, via the coding sequence ATGATCGGAATCGACCTGGTCAAAACGCAGAGGATGGAACGGCTACTGGGCCGTTTCGGCGAACGGGGGCTTTCCCGTTTCCTCTCCCCCGATGAAATTCTCCTCGTCAAAAACCACCGTAACGCCGCCGGGTTCTGGGCCGCCAAGGAAGCATGCGCCAAAGCGCTTGGATGCGGCATCGGGGCCGAGTGCGGATTTCACGATATCATCCTCTCCAAAAACCCCAAAGGTGCACCGCTGATCGATCTGTCCGAACGGGTCAAAACGGCGTTCGCTATCGAAAATCTCAGCGTCTCGATCACCCATGACGGCGACTACGCGATCGCCGTCGTCGCCCTTGAACGGCACAGGGCTTAA
- a CDS encoding class I SAM-dependent rRNA methyltransferase — MNAITVTKNAARSLRNFFCWVYSNELIAPDDIADGEIVDILAPDGTFLARGYLNRKSTISVRVLAFERREIDASFFEERIRSAYVKRKAIAGCADAYRVVHSEADFLPGLIVDSYNGYLAIQINTLGMERLRAPIIDALRKVLNPIGIIDKSDAKVRAKEGLETRNGVISGTVPETVTITENGIKFSVNLHEGQKTGFYLDQRRNRRISAEYVGEGMRVLDVFCNAGGFGLYALRNGADVRFVDLSEHALTQVRHNLELNGFPECDIIRQDAFDFLTLEKTTPNRYDAVFLDPPPFAKTKKEAEGAIKGFKFLFSAGLSLTKPGGIVALYSCSHHIGEDTLLEIAREASAKAGVPLEVLELQRADNDHPYILNIPNSAYLSGIIVRKTVL, encoded by the coding sequence ATGAACGCCATTACCGTCACCAAAAACGCCGCCCGATCCTTACGCAATTTCTTTTGCTGGGTTTACAGCAACGAACTGATCGCCCCGGACGATATTGCCGATGGAGAGATCGTCGATATCCTTGCACCCGATGGGACATTTCTCGCGCGGGGGTATCTCAACCGCAAAAGCACGATTTCGGTACGGGTCCTCGCGTTTGAGCGCCGAGAGATCGACGCTTCGTTTTTCGAAGAACGGATCCGGTCGGCCTACGTCAAACGCAAGGCCATAGCCGGATGCGCCGACGCTTACCGCGTCGTCCACTCCGAAGCCGATTTTCTCCCGGGTCTCATCGTCGACAGCTACAACGGCTATCTTGCGATTCAGATCAACACCCTGGGAATGGAACGGCTGCGCGCCCCGATCATCGATGCCCTCCGAAAGGTCCTCAACCCCATCGGCATCATTGACAAATCCGATGCCAAAGTACGCGCCAAAGAGGGACTCGAGACCCGTAATGGCGTCATTTCCGGTACGGTTCCCGAAACCGTTACGATCACTGAAAACGGGATCAAATTCAGCGTCAACCTTCACGAAGGGCAAAAAACGGGCTTCTACCTCGACCAACGCCGTAACCGTCGTATCAGTGCGGAATATGTCGGCGAGGGGATGCGTGTTTTGGATGTTTTCTGCAATGCCGGAGGTTTCGGTCTCTACGCCCTGCGCAACGGTGCCGACGTCCGGTTTGTCGATCTCTCCGAACATGCCCTGACGCAAGTCCGGCACAACCTCGAACTCAACGGTTTTCCAGAGTGCGACATCATCCGCCAGGACGCTTTCGATTTCCTGACCCTCGAAAAAACGACGCCGAACCGCTATGACGCGGTTTTCCTCGACCCTCCCCCGTTTGCCAAAACGAAAAAAGAGGCCGAGGGGGCAATCAAGGGGTTCAAATTTCTTTTTTCGGCGGGCCTGTCGTTGACCAAACCGGGGGGGATCGTCGCACTCTACTCCTGCTCGCACCATATCGGAGAAGACACCCTCCTCGAGATCGCCCGCGAAGCTTCCGCCAAGGCGGGGGTCCCGTTGGAGGTTCTGGAGCTTCAGCGCGCAGACAATGATCATCCCTACATTCTCAATATCCCGAATTCCGCCTATCTCAGCGGAATCATCGTTCGTAAAACCGTATTATAG
- a CDS encoding superoxide dismutase translates to MLHELMKLPFEPSSLEPSISAETLSYHYGKHHAAYVNKLNALIAGTEYESMNLEQIIQNATGPVFNNAAQVYNHDFYWKGLSGSVTEPSARLSALIERDFGSAERFKEAFVNAAIGLFGSGWTWLVMTKEGRLELRTTSNADTPLRQGETPLLTCDVWEHAYYIDYRNARPDYLEGWWKRVNWNFVSANLADFEKSASNPPCNDNTDVCGYIDTMQGNERTPS, encoded by the coding sequence ATGCTTCACGAATTGATGAAACTCCCTTTCGAGCCTTCGTCGCTCGAACCTTCTATTTCCGCCGAAACGCTTTCATACCATTACGGCAAGCACCATGCCGCGTACGTCAACAAGCTCAATGCCCTTATCGCCGGCACCGAATACGAATCGATGAATCTCGAACAGATTATTCAAAATGCCACAGGTCCTGTATTCAACAATGCCGCACAGGTATACAACCACGATTTTTACTGGAAAGGGCTTAGCGGTTCTGTGACCGAACCCTCGGCACGTCTGAGCGCGTTGATCGAACGCGATTTCGGATCGGCCGAGCGTTTCAAAGAGGCTTTTGTGAATGCGGCGATAGGGCTGTTCGGATCGGGATGGACCTGGCTGGTGATGACAAAGGAGGGGCGGCTCGAGCTGCGGACGACCTCCAACGCCGATACCCCCCTACGACAGGGAGAAACACCGCTTCTGACCTGCGACGTATGGGAACACGCCTATTACATCGACTACCGCAATGCGCGTCCCGACTATCTGGAAGGGTGGTGGAAACGGGTCAACTGGAATTTCGTTTCGGCCAATCTGGCCGATTTCGAAAAAAGCGCTTCGAACCCTCCCTGTAACGACAATACGGACGTATGCGGCTACATCGATACGATGCAGGGGAATGAACGCACCCCCTCCTGA
- the thiS gene encoding sulfur carrier protein ThiS: MHIKVNGETREVSENTTLLELIRSLGIEAKVMAAAVNMQIVKQDGWNSAVLHEGDTVELLDFVGGG, from the coding sequence ATGCACATCAAAGTAAACGGCGAAACCCGTGAGGTTTCCGAAAATACGACCCTTTTGGAACTGATCCGTTCGCTCGGCATCGAGGCCAAAGTGATGGCTGCGGCGGTGAACATGCAGATCGTGAAGCAAGACGGGTGGAACAGCGCCGTTTTGCACGAAGGGGATACAGTCGAACTGCTCGATTTTGTCGGCGGGGGATGA
- a CDS encoding ankyrin repeat domain-containing protein, translating to MMRWIIPFFVLAASAGAGVLHDAAFDGDRQSMERHIRAGHKVDEANAAGLSALHVAIKLSDTKMAAYLLECGADINFQDNNGNTPLILAVKKKDLDLVTFVVLRGADVNLANKDGITPLHQAAFSGNEKIVDFLLKAKADPHLKNNDGATAYDFAIAKEFFQIAQLIKMSM from the coding sequence ATGATGCGGTGGATAATCCCGTTTTTCGTGCTAGCGGCATCCGCCGGCGCGGGAGTGCTGCACGATGCGGCGTTCGATGGAGACCGGCAGTCGATGGAACGCCATATCCGGGCGGGACACAAGGTCGACGAAGCCAATGCCGCGGGACTGAGTGCCCTGCACGTCGCGATCAAGCTCTCAGACACCAAAATGGCCGCCTACCTGCTCGAATGCGGAGCCGATATCAATTTTCAGGATAACAACGGCAACACGCCGCTCATCCTGGCGGTCAAGAAAAAAGACCTCGACCTCGTGACGTTCGTCGTCCTGCGCGGCGCGGACGTGAATCTGGCCAATAAAGACGGCATCACCCCCCTGCACCAGGCGGCGTTCAGCGGGAATGAGAAAATCGTCGATTTTCTCCTTAAAGCCAAAGCCGATCCCCATCTTAAAAACAACGACGGGGCAACGGCGTACGATTTCGCGATCGCCAAGGAGTTTTTCCAGATCGCCCAACTCATAAAAATGTCGATGTAG